One genomic window of Magnolia sinica isolate HGM2019 chromosome 3, MsV1, whole genome shotgun sequence includes the following:
- the LOC131239602 gene encoding uncharacterized protein LOC131239602: protein MSRCFPFPPPGYEKEARSDDTDLLTKEKKKEKKHKKEKKDREKKEGKEKKDKDRSKDKHREKKDRKEKHKDKKKDKDREKDKNKTSDEKRNEGKPEGHNEAKLGTNCQRAEELEDSKFTEELGRRIRDEATGTGKMVESISGTDQRRMEGIGRALEKDIEKRAEAKEKNKVKGGDDRRRDGHKEERDGRRGAGNQIFQNIPGTDRRIEGMGRPTEKVGNQFSQNITGTDQRTEGMGRQTEKDGNQIFQNITGTDQRRIEGMGRPAEKVGNQFFQNNTGTDQKKIEGMGKPTEKDGNQIFQNNIGTHQRKIEGMGRPPEKEAEKRIEKKEKHKDREGSDKKGDKHKKRDREEKRSKGKEKDRDKEKEKEKEKVKEQGEHKHTEDKIRESGKGQVETTLNIKPSGLPPKESEKSTGAEGNLKKRKGFETNGFIHENEMRPNKLARPASSSHPPLENGRKIESCHIATQCAPDRQGAATDSRKAEINKEQQQQQQQQQHHKLNGIIEAQPSAAVSRPSVSIEASENGEASTRPPHPDSKYLSQILAVPKMAEWSDFDDQEWLFGGDSLCSKSKAVASDVLSKTPQVWAEALRIESADVYALPYVIPY from the exons ATGTCTCGCTGCTTTCCATTTCCACCGCCGGGATATGAAAAGGAGGCTAGGAGTGACGACACAGATTTACTAACAAAG gagaagaaaaaagagaaaaagcataaaaaggagaaaaaggacAGAGAAAAGAAGGAAGGTAAAGAGAAAAAGGACAAAGACAGAAGCAAGGATAAACATAGAGAAAAGAAAGATCGAAAGGAAAAGCACAAGGACAAGAAGAAGGATAAGGATAGGGAGAAGGACAAAAACAAGACATCAGATGAGAAGAGAAATGAAGGAAAACCTGAGGGTCACAATGAAGCGAAGCTTGGTACAAACTGTCAGCGGGCCGAGGAGCTTGAGGATTCAAAATTTACAGAGGAGCTTGGGCGTCGGATCAGAGATGAAGCAACCGGGACTGGAAAAATGGTTGAGAGTATCAGTGGTACAGATCAAAGAAGAATGGAGGGGATTGGCAGAGCATTGGAGAAGGACATTGAGAAGAGGGCTGaagcaaaagaaaagaataaggtTAAGGGAGGTGATGATAGAAGGAGAGACGGACACAAGGAGGAAAGAGATGGGAGAAGAGGTGCCGGAAACCAGATCTTTCAAAATATCCCTGGTACAGACAGAAGGATTGAGGGGATGGGTAGACCGACAGAGAAGGTTGGAAACCAGTTTTCTCAAAACATCACTGGTACAGACCAAAGGACTGAGGGGATGGGTAGACAGACAGAGAAGGATGGAAACCAGATCTTCCAAAACATCACTGGTACAGaccaaagaaggatcgaggggatGGGTAGACCAGCAGAGAAGGTCGGAAACCAGTTCTTTCAAAACAACACTGGTACAGACCAAAAAAAGATTGAGGGGATGGGTAAACCGACAGAGAAGGATGGAAACCAGATCTTTCAAAACAACATTGGTACACACCAAAGAAAGATTGAGGGGATGGGTAGACCGCCAGAGAAGGAAGCCGAGAAGaggattgaaaagaaagaaaaacataaaGATAGGGAAGGCAGTGATAAAAAGGGAGATAAACACAAGAAAAGAGATCGAGAGGAGAAGAGAAgcaagggaaaagaaaaagaccgggacaaagagaaggaaaaagaaaaagagaaggtgAAGGAGCAAGGCGAACACAAGCATACAGAAGACAAAATAAGAGAAAGTGGGAAGGGGCAAGTAGAAACTACCCTCAACATCAAACCCTCCGGCCTTCCTCCCAAGGAAAGTGAGAAGAGTACTGGTGCTGAGGGAAATCTCAAGAAGAGAAAGGGCTTTGAGACAAATGGATTTATACATG AAAATGAGATGCGGCCAAATAAGTTGGCAAGGCCAGCTTCTTCCTCCCATCCGCCCTTGGAAAACGGAAGGAAGATAGAGTCGTGCCATATAGCTACCCAGTGCGCCCCTGATAGGCAGGGAGCAGCAACTGATAGCAGGAAGGCTGAAATCAATAAGGAACAacagcaacagcagcaacaacaacaacatcataAGCTTAATGGTATTATAGAAGCTCAACCATCTGCGGCCGTATCGAGGCCTTCGGTCTCTATAGAAGCTAGTGAGAACGGTGAAGCATCTACCAGGCCGCCTCACCCCGATTCTAAGTATCTAAGCCAAATACTTGCCGTGCCCAAGATGGCGGAATGGTCTGATTTTGATGACCAGGAGTGGCTGTTCGGTGGTGATAGTCTTTGTTCGAAGTCCAAGGCGGTGGCATCCGACGTGCTCAGCAAAACGCCACAAGTGTGGGCGGAAGCACTGCGAATCGAGTCGGCCGATGTTTATGCTTTGCCGTACGTCATTCCTTACTGA